Genomic window (Phycisphaeraceae bacterium):
TCGCAGCACGGCGACCTGCTCGGAGGCCTTTGCGTTATCGCCTGCGAGCAGGGCCTTCTCCATCACGATGGATGCTTCTATTGTTTCGACAAGTGACGTGCGTATTGCGAGGCGGATTGCTGCTTCATCGCCGTTATATTTTTCTTTCGCCGCGTTTGCAAGTGGCGCACTCCCAAGCTGTGTCTTTGCGTTGATCAGCGCGCGTTGCAGATTGTCGATTGCTGCATAGGTTCGAGTTTGATCCTCCGCATTGAAATCTGCGCGCTGGAGGAGCCTGAATGCTGCGCCCGCGGACTCCATCGATTCGTGGAATGACGGGGCGTCGCCTGCATTTCCGCCATTGCCTGCGCCTCCGCCCGGGCCGCGCTGTGGTGGTGGGGCGTTTTCGATTTCCTCACGTGTCACGAAGCCATCCTTGTTGGCATCGGCGTTGTCGAAAAATCGCTCAAAGAATGTGCCCTCAACCTCTGCCTTTGAAACCTTTCCATCCCCATCAGCATCGCGCTCCATCATGCGTTCGACGAAGTTTCCTCGCCCGCCGCCACCTCCCGGTCCGCCGGGTCCGCGTGGGGGGTCCTGCTGGGCAAGCGCGGCTGAGGAGATCGAAAGACCTGCAACCAGAGCGATACAGACGGATCGAGTATGCATGATGTGTTTCCCCAAAATGGATGGTGCGACAGCGGCAGGCATGAAAAGCCAAGCCTGTAGATCGTAGAACGACAAAGGTTCGATACTATTTCTTCGGGTCATCTGGAATGTCGAGGGACAGAAACCAGAGCTCGACACACATGGTTCTTCGCAGCGAAGGAGCGAACATGCGTTGGGGCTGGCTCGTTAACCGGTTCGAGGATCCACAGCTTCGGCTCACCCGTGCTCAGCGAAAGCAGGCATTGAAGATCGTTCATGAGGCGTATCTGAAAAACTCACTCTGGTCGTTTACGTTGCTCGCGGTGGTGCTGCCGATCTTTGTCGCGATGGCGATACTCATGCAGACCAGACGCTGGGTTGCTGCGTTACTCGGCATTATGCCAAGCAACGCCGGTCTGCTCATCATCGCGTTTGCGGTGATTCTGGTCTGGCCGTGGAGCGCGTTCATGTACGGTCGGTTCTACGCAAAGCCGTACAGGCGTGCCCTGCGCGATATGGGCATTGATCTGTGCGTGAACTGCGGGTACTCGCGCGAAGGGATCGCAGAAGACCTCCCATGTCCAGAGTGTGGCAAACGGCTCGCTGGTTCCCTCAACTCAGCAGCGGATATGACGTGATACACTTCGCTTATGAATCAACATCGCTTGAATCTGATTGTCCTTTGCTTTTTCGCTGCGCTGCTTGCTTTATTGACTGGTTGTGCGGTCAGCCGTGAGCAGCAACTCGCTAGAAAGGCCGATCGGATCGAGACAAAGCTGGTTAACGCTCAGACGCAGGCACTCGAACTTCCCGTTGATTCCACCCAGCGTGCAAAGCAACTTGAGCATCTTGAGCAACTCCGCACATGGCTGAGTGCTGCGAATATTTCTCGCGGCCAGATCCAGCACTTTACCAGCATCGCGTCGATTCGCACGCTTGCCTACGACATTCTCGAAGAGGCCTACGACACGATCGAGTGGAACATCCCGTTGCTCCCCAGCGACCCGATTCGCAGGATGCCGTCAGGGCTCTCGGCGGATGGATCATTGCAACTTGGGACGGGGCAGTTCATAGCTGCACCACACAAGAACCAGTCGTCAGGGTATATACCGCCAACGATCACGCCAGCACACTGAGACATTGCATGAACGATGACACACCACCATCAGATCGCACTCGGCGAACCATACCAGAACTCCCCGAAGTGCTCCGTGCTCCGTCTGCTGAAGAGCAGCAGATGATTACAGAACATCAGCAGCGTGAGCGAAAAAGACAGGACAACTCAGTCTCAAAGACAATCAGCGATACCGGCAAGGTATGGTCGATCGCTATCGACTTTGGCGCCAGTGTGGTTGCCGGTGTCCTTATTGGCTTTGTCTTCGATTACTTCCTGGGTACAAAGCCGTGGGGCCTGATCACATGGGCAGTGCTCGGTTTACTCTCTGGCTTTGTCAGGTTTATTCGTCAGGCGATGAAGGCGAATCGCGAGCAACTTGCAAAGATGCAGGGCAGGAAGTTTCGAACAGTGACCAGCAGCGATGCGTACGACGATTCACCGGAGAATGAGCCTTCTGGTGCCCGATAGTTTCCCCGGAGAAGTTCCGAGAACTTCATGATGTGGGCCAGAGTGCTACCATCCGCGCCAGCGTTTGGGAGATCGCTTTCTCTCGCCATCAATTCAGCCGAATCAAGGGTCGCAGTATCGTTGGAGTATAACGGGTGATCTCAATACTGGTGCTGACATGTGTGCTGCTTGCGCTGCTGATTATCGGCATGATGTGGCGACAGGCTGCGCGCGGTGAAGTTGACCTGCTCAGCGTGCGAAACTTCTTCCTTGTTGGCTTCATCATTTTCCAGGTCACCGCGACAACAGTCCCGCTTCTGACAGGCGAATACCACGATTGCCCCCCGCCGGGCAATGTGGGCAAGGCTGCGACAATCTATCTCTTTATACTGGTTCTCTTCCTCGTCTTTTTCCTGATGCTGTACAAGCACGGGCTTCGAAGTGAGAGGATTGCCTACAGGCTCGTGCATCGTTTTCCAGCGATCGGGCTGAACGCAACACTGATTCTTGCGGCTGTAATTCTCGGCTTTGCAATTCCATGTCGTTTTATTTTTATTCGATTGCCCTTTATTGGTGCAAACTTCATGTACCTCTCGGTCGGCTTCTTTGCACTTGCAGCGGGTCTTGCAGCATGGGCGTGGGCTCCCAGGCTGATGAATATTGCTGTAGCCTTCCCCGCTGCTGCAATTATTGGGATCGCTGGCCTCGGTTCGATGTCGCAGAGCTTCGGTCGAAGATTTATTCTTGGTGTGCTGATTGCGTGCATCTGGGGCGCATATCACAGCGCCTGGCAACACCTCGGGTTTCGTCAGGCCTGTATCCGATTAATGATTGTAGGTATGGCAGGGGTTGCGTTGCTTGCCTCGTACACATCGGTGAGAAATGCTGATTTCAGAGACCTCAGCGGTGTTGGTGTTGCAAAGGCACTTGCTGGTGGCAACATCAAATCAGGTGTATTGAACCTGCTCTCGGGCCAGTATGCTCCGGCGTTCAGCATGTGGCTGATTGAGGAGCGATTTGAATCAAAGCAGTACGATCTGCTCCACTCTGTGAAGCTCGTGCTGACACTTCCGATACCGCGCTCAATTTATCCCGACAAGCCCGAGGGGCTTGCGATTACTATTCCGCGAGAGCTGAATGTTCGCAAAAAAGCCAAGGAGTACAACGTTGGTCCGGGGCTTGTTGGGCACATTGTCAATGACAATCCATGGATTTCGTTCATTCCCTATGTGCTGATTCTGGCGTTTTCTATCCGTCTGCTCGACAATATGACAACATACGGCAGATACAGTTCTTTGGCGATCATGCCGTGCGGCGTTGCTATTGGACAAATCATCGCGCTGCCGAGAGGCGAGTTGGGTACGTTCTTTGCTGCAGCAACAATTGCGACTGCGGGGAGTTATCTCATAATGCTGTTTGCGCGGGGTGTGTTCCGCCGGCTGAATCTGACCCAGGAAATTCCAGACGCGCCAGCCGAAGATCAACCAGAGTACGTTGATGATCAACCGTACGGGTATGGCATCGAACCCGTGTATTAACGGTTTGCTGTGATATCTGCAACAACCGGCAGGTGATCGCTTCCATTTGCATCGTCAGCGGTAATGCCTATGGCTGCGAGTGCCTTATCGCTCAAACGAGATGGATCGATGACAAAGCTGCGCGCGATAGATGCGCGTGCGTCGCCAACCATCATCCAGTCAAGCCTGCCCGGTGTGAAGTCTGATTCCCAGTCGCGCCATGTGTATGTGCTGCCGTCGCCGAGCACGCGTGCATCCGCAACCTCAAGTGATGTACCATCGTGATCAAGCCCAGCACGCAGTATGTCAAGCGGAGGGCGGGATCCAACGAGATTAAGATCTCCCGCAATGACGCGTGCGCGATCGCTGCCCGTGTCCCATGCAGCGGCAAGGCGCTGGTTGATCGCTTCCGCTTCAGCCATTCGTTTCTGGTCTTCGGGGCTGCCAGCAAACCCACAGCACTTCAGATGGACACTCGCAGCGGAGATGGGGCCGATGGGTGAGTAGATTGTGCCAGCAATCACGCGAAGCGGCGAACTTCCGCCACTCATTGGTGCGTCAGAGACGCTTGCAGCTGTCATCGCGTAGCGAGATGCAATCGCAACGCCGGTCTGCTCACCCTTGATGACGCGCCATGGCTGTGGGCCTGGAGCAAATGCAGCAAGCCAGTTCTCAATATCTTCTGCGGTTCCGTCGTGCCATTCCTGGAACAGGATAATGTCCGGATCTGCCGCCTGAATAAGTGCCGAAAACCCATTGGGATTCTTCACGGGTGATGTAAACAGGACGTTGTACGACATCACGCGCACTTGTCCAAATCCGCGCGTTGGCAATCCCATCTCCACCCCGAGATCGGGCTGCATTGCGGGGAGACGAGCGGAGAACATCGGCGTTGCGCCGATGGCTTCGCCGTTCAGGTTCAGCATTTCAAACACACCAACAACGCGCTTGCCACGTTCACGCAGTTCGGGAAGGGCTGCTGCTTCGCGGGGTATGCGCATCTCGTACCAGTTATCCGCATAGGTTGGCGCAAACATCAAGCCGACGTCGCCATTAGAGATGGGTGCTGTTGACCCATCTGCGTTCAATCGTGCACACGCCACGCCGCGCCCTTGTGCTCCATCTTCGCTGGGCGAGAACACGATCTCTACTTCAGCGCCGATCATTCCCTCATTGCCGGATGCATCTCGTACTGTTGGTCCGGAAGTTGCAAGTCCTGTCTGTGTATCACCATCAAGATCAAGGACAAGGCGCAGCATCCCGTCAAACGATTGCAGTGTTCTGGGTTGTGCGCTCGGTCTGACGCGGAGGTAGAGGTAGTGTTCATCTGCTTGAATAACATCGCTTGCAGGCCACTCACTGGTGTCGCCGTCAACATGTACGACAGCCGCTGTCGTCGGATTGGTGCTTGTGCTGCTGGATGGGGTTGTTGTGCTTCCGTCGCCGTTGCATCCTGCGAGCAGCACACATGTAGCGAGACCCAAGCCCGCTCCACTCAATCGCGTTTGAAGGGGTTGTACTGCAGAACGGAAAAAGGTCAGCATTGAGCACTCCTTGGGGATCACAGATTCATGGCTGAGCCGTTGTGATAAGCGGCTCTGACAACAACCTCGGCTTGCCTCTGCACAGCCGGGGAGGGGATTCTCAGACGTTCTTCGACTCTACATCGGCCGACAGACGGTGTTTCGACCGCACGGAAAGACGTGGAACCCTCATTATTGCGTCTGATTCCGGGTTGGGTAGACGAAGTTTGGACTTACTGCACCAGCCGTCTTAGACTTGGGGCCGCACTTTGCCCGCTTGGATGTGGCGTTTGTGCCGGTATGGAGATATGACGATGATCGATTCGCTTGAAGCAGGCCAGACAATCCGCTGCACTATCAAGGCTGAGCCCCGTCGGCTTGCCTCTGAGAAGACAATCCGCCGTCTGATGCAGATGGATCCCGCAATCAGCAAGGGACTCCGTGTCTCTCAGGCGCGTCGTCGTACCAATCTCCATGTCTATGTTCGTGGCAACCGCGACTGGACCGATCGTGAGAAGTGCCCCAACATCGCGCAGGTGAAAACCGGCGAATCATGGAGCATGGTTTACTCGCCCCTGCTTGCAAATGATCTCAAGAGTGTTGCCAGCTACATCGATGTGGCTAAGGCCTGAACTCATGTGATATGTAAAACCAGATCATCAAGACCCGAATCCTCAGTGGATTCGGTTTTTTCATTTCGCATGGATCTTTTCATCATCTGAACTGAGATCTGTACGCGTACAGATCCTAATCCGGTACGATGCCACGTCAGTTGACAGACTCATCAGAAGAAGGGATGCACCATGTTCGGATTTGGCAGGAAGAAGAAAACAACGACTGAATCTGCACATCTTCCTGGACCCTCAGCAGCTCCTGAGCCTGAAGTCACTCCACCGGCTCCTGAACAGGAGCAAATGTTCCACGATGCTGCAGTGAATGATGCGAGGTTCCCTGAAGCCGCGCAGGATGGAAAGCCCGAATCTGTCAGCGCCAGCACGCTTGCTGAACTCGACCAGAGACGGGAGGCGGTGATTCGTGACAATACTCGCGAGAACATGATCCGCTTCTGGGAAGCTGTGTGCAGTCTGCCACAGTGGTACTTTGCCTCAAGGGCAGATACGTCAGCTCTTGCTCAGGGATCGCTTCCCCCTGTGCTCACATTGAACAGTCAGGAAAGAAACATGGTCGCTTTCTTCTCAACACGTGAGCGTGCATCACAGGCGGCCGCGAGATTTGAACAGAATGCAGGGAACCCGGGTGATCATGCTGTGCTGGGCATGGAAACGCGCAACGCACTTGGTTTCATATGCAGCATGGATCAGGGTATCCAGCATGTGCTGTTTGACGAGGTACCCGGTGTGTGCCAGGGGTTCGGCACAGAACTCAACGTTATTCCAGCGATGTACGCGCACTTTGGATTCATTCCACCGGTTGCGTGTCTTGGTCGCATGGCAGGTCCGATCAATGCAGCAGGGCATCCGCAGATGTTTGCAGACGCGTACAAGGTGCTCGCGCATCAGGATGTTCTGTACATGGTCCAGACTGCGGAGGGCCAGATCGCAATGATGGAGCATCCTAAGGGTGTGGTGTGTCCGGTCTTTCCGGATACAAACTCTGCTGCGGCATTCAAGCAGGTGGACGATAACCGAATCGTTTCATACACGCCGCACGAACTGGGTGAACTCGATGAACTCCTGTCACAGCGAATCGGTGAGACCTATGTGGGGATGATCGCCCACACCAGCACGACACCAATTTTCATTCGTGGCGATCTGTTCCGGGAGGTGCTCGCGGCTGTGCCAAAGTCGCAGAGAGGTGAATAAATGCTCCTCTCATAAGACGTTCTGCGCGGTGATGTCGAGTCTTGTATAACGCGCATACAGTGATGCATGAAAACAACACACACACACATCCGCGTTGCCGTCGCAGGATTGATTTCACTCGGACTGCTGAGTGGAATTGCTGCATGTGAGAAAAAGCCAGCATCGAATCCGACCCCGAGCGGTCAGGATGAGCACGCAGGCCACAACCACGATGGCCATGATCATGGTACGGATGTCTCGACCGAGCAACTGCATATCCAGGATGAGTACACGTATACCGTGCGAGGCGAGATTGATCAGATGCCCTCAGCCGATGCACCGATGTCCGCATTTCGCGTGCATCACGAAGCTATCCACAACTTCGTGAACAGCAAGGGAGACATGAAGGGGATGAACTCCATGACGATGGAGTTCCCGCTTGGCGAACACGTAAGTCTCGATGGGTTTGTTGTCGGCGACAAAGTGTCAATGGATTTCACGGTCACCCGTGAGCCGTGGGGGTACTTTGTGACAAAGCTCGAGAAACTTCCAACTGAAACAGAACTGGTGTTCGGGAAGGCTGATCCGTCACGCATTTCCGGAGAACACGATCACGGTGATGATCAGGGCGGCGAATAGACGCGATGATGTATATTCAGTCCGCTGCATAATCCCACGGATCATGGTTCGTGGGTTTTTCTGGTTGAGTCAGAAAT
Coding sequences:
- a CDS encoding EF-hand domain-containing protein produces the protein MHTRSVCIALVAGLSISSAALAQQDPPRGPGGPGGGGGRGNFVERMMERDADGDGKVSKAEVEGTFFERFFDNADANKDGFVTREEIENAPPPQRGPGGGAGNGGNAGDAPSFHESMESAGAAFRLLQRADFNAEDQTRTYAAIDNLQRALINAKTQLGSAPLANAAKEKYNGDEAAIRLAIRTSLVETIEASIVMEKALLAGDNAKASEQVAVLRRLQNVSHDTFEPKRGERRGSQALPVAPEQIKLAMMHYFVHVGRQIESEATVIARANEE
- a CDS encoding AtpZ/AtpI family protein: MNDDTPPSDRTRRTIPELPEVLRAPSAEEQQMITEHQQRERKRQDNSVSKTISDTGKVWSIAIDFGASVVAGVLIGFVFDYFLGTKPWGLITWAVLGLLSGFVRFIRQAMKANREQLAKMQGRKFRTVTSSDAYDDSPENEPSGAR
- a CDS encoding endonuclease/exonuclease/phosphatase family protein: MGLATCVLLAGCNGDGSTTTPSSSTSTNPTTAAVVHVDGDTSEWPASDVIQADEHYLYLRVRPSAQPRTLQSFDGMLRLVLDLDGDTQTGLATSGPTVRDASGNEGMIGAEVEIVFSPSEDGAQGRGVACARLNADGSTAPISNGDVGLMFAPTYADNWYEMRIPREAAALPELRERGKRVVGVFEMLNLNGEAIGATPMFSARLPAMQPDLGVEMGLPTRGFGQVRVMSYNVLFTSPVKNPNGFSALIQAADPDIILFQEWHDGTAEDIENWLAAFAPGPQPWRVIKGEQTGVAIASRYAMTAASVSDAPMSGGSSPLRVIAGTIYSPIGPISAASVHLKCCGFAGSPEDQKRMAEAEAINQRLAAAWDTGSDRARVIAGDLNLVGSRPPLDILRAGLDHDGTSLEVADARVLGDGSTYTWRDWESDFTPGRLDWMMVGDARASIARSFVIDPSRLSDKALAAIGITADDANGSDHLPVVADITANR
- a CDS encoding copper-binding protein → MKTTHTHIRVAVAGLISLGLLSGIAACEKKPASNPTPSGQDEHAGHNHDGHDHGTDVSTEQLHIQDEYTYTVRGEIDQMPSADAPMSAFRVHHEAIHNFVNSKGDMKGMNSMTMEFPLGEHVSLDGFVVGDKVSMDFTVTREPWGYFVTKLEKLPTETELVFGKADPSRISGEHDHGDDQGGE